The Zea mays cultivar B73 chromosome 7, Zm-B73-REFERENCE-NAM-5.0, whole genome shotgun sequence DNA segment TAAATGTGGTCGTCTGTGTCAATATTATTCAGTAGGACAAACCATCAACGAAATGGCACGTTACATGTTACAGACTCCAGGAGACTGAAATAACATAACATGTATGTAGATAGATACAATCAACCTGACATAAACAATTTTGCAAGATGGCGGGGGACAAGCCATGTCACCTGCACACATCACGGCCTAAGAATTATCTCTTATCACGCGTGTCCATGGTTTCTAAGCTCTTCCGGTAAATGCAGCACGACCACACTAAGACCAAATTTCACAGAAATGCAAGCCATTGCCCCTGCTCAGGTTAGGGCCTCGACAAGACAACTTTTCTATGAGCATTGAAGAATCTTGCTCCAGAGCTCAGCTCTTGCTGTGGTTCGCACTTTTCAGCAGCTTCCGGCTAGGCGGGACGTGATCGTCCTGCAACATATGACACAACAGGATGTGGAAGTGGCTTAGTACATGATGCGATCTCTCTATATCTTCATTCGATGATATGCAGCAAGACAGCAACATGTCCACACAAGATGATAGAATAAACATGTCCACACAAGATGATAGGATAAACTGCAACGACGAAGCCAAAAAAAAACTCGACCTACAAGGTAAGACAGCCCTCGAACATTATATCAAGAAAAATACCTCACACAGTTCAAGAAAACCCTTGAACCCCAAGGGGAGTCGAATTAGAAACTGAGTGCTACTCATACCACCTAACCAACACAGCTAGAAGCCCTTTTGCGTAACAATGAAGCAGCATTTACCTTATATAATGAAGCCGCAGAGTCTGACTGCATCGTCTGATTTTGAGCCTGGCCAAGAGACTGCAGAGTCTCGATGGCATCTACCGTGAGCTGCCAGCCTGAAAGAGCTGTGCTCGAACCGGTACTAATACAACATGCAGCAGCAACATTTCCATTCACCCAAGGACAGTAATCGTTGTGGTGCCTTATTGGATCGAAGTCTGGAAGACCTGTTTCATAATCGTTTCCTCCATTTGTTGCTCCTGACAACCAAGCGTAGGAAAGAATAAATAGCATATACAATAAAACAAAAGGAGGTTATATGCTGTTTTTGAGGGACAAATGGTCAATTTACGTGAAGTTTTTATGCCATAGGCCTAACTGATGGAATTATGCTGGAATGGCAAAAATAAGGATGCAAGCCGTGGATGAGTGCAATAAGAGAAATATGCAATTTTTACGGCAAATCGAAGACTATATGAATGTGATCCTGAATGGTAAAAATAAAACTTCAGGATAAGAGACGGATGTAGTTCAACAGAAGCAATTGTCTGCAACTTCGGAAAAGCACAAAATAGCAATAATGGACATGCTCGAACAGCAAGATGAAGTACCTAGACCACTTCCTGGATCATAGTCATCGTTAGTTAGCATTATACCAGTCACTTCGTCTTTTGATGCATCAATGCCAGAAAAAACTCTTGCATTGCAAGAAAGAGAAGGATGTGCGCTATTCTCACGGCTCGTCTTCTCTCCACTCTCAACTGAATCAGCTTTAGTTGAACCACAAATTTTAGAACCACTGTCAGCTCGAACCGCTAACCGAGATGCCATATCTTGGCTATCACCATTAGGACCTTCTCGACCAACTTCTTCAGGGACAAACTCATCCATCAATGCAGGTCCAGGAGCTGACTCACCAGTGTGGCCCATAGTCTCGATGAGCTCAGGAATTGGATCAGCATCTCCGACAACGCTACCAGTTTTATGCCCAGAAACATCAATCCCATGAATTTCAGCTTCATGACTAGCACCCATCCCGACACTCCCCCCGCTAACTCCCAGGCTAAGTTGATCTCTAGCAAATGCAGGGGTTGTTTCAGCATTGAGGACTTCTTCCCCTCCATTCATACTACTCCCTCCTATCTCTCTTGCATTGCTTTCAGTTTCAGCAGCAGGCTGTACAAAACTGCTTTGCTGTGCTTGGTTGCTATAATTCGGATCCAACGTGTCACTCATTAAACCACTCCTGAGTGCACTAGAAGGCTTATTAACATCATCAACATCACATGGATGGTATTCGACACTCTCCATTGAATTTTCTTCCATGCCGTGAACTGTATCCATTGCAATAACAGAAGATTCCCTCATAGAGTCCCTTGGAAATGGGTTGCGAAGGGCGGATGGAACCTCAGCATTAGATGTATCAAACCTATTAACATCTATATCCAGGTCGAAACTTAAATTTCTGCTGGGACCAGCTCCTGAAGAAGATGGGCGATTAATATCAAAAAGATTAAAACAACGAGACCTTTTGCTCCTAGCACCAGAATCTTGTGCGGCGTCATCAACTTCATCACAATCACGGTCAATGACGGTTCCCTCAATGCTGTCAGCAGGCTGAAGCCTGCTTATTGGTTTGTCAGCTGTGCTCCC contains these protein-coding regions:
- the LOC100273929 gene encoding uncharacterized LOC100273929, whose protein sequence is MGRDLIIGQPTGSELGGRAASIESRGPSSRKRNLEEGGSTADKPISRLQPADSIEGTVIDRDCDEVDDAAQDSGARSKRSRCFNLFDINRPSSSGAGPSRNLSFDLDIDVNRFDTSNAEVPSALRNPFPRDSMRESSVIAMDTVHGMEENSMESVEYHPCDVDDVNKPSSALRSGLMSDTLDPNYSNQAQQSSFVQPAAETESNAREIGGSSMNGGEEVLNAETTPAFARDQLSLGVSGGSVGMGASHEAEIHGIDVSGHKTGSVVGDADPIPELIETMGHTGESAPGPALMDEFVPEEVGREGPNGDSQDMASRLAVRADSGSKICGSTKADSVESGEKTSRENSAHPSLSCNARVFSGIDASKDEVTGIMLTNDDYDPGSGLGATNGGNDYETGLPDFDPIRHHNDYCPWVNGNVAAACCISTGSSTALSGWQLTVDAIETLQSLGQAQNQTMQSDSAASLYKDDHVPPSRKLLKSANHSKS